The window AACTCATGTTAACAGATGGAATCTTGTTGTACAGTaactatacttttttttaaaataaaatgttattcagcaaggatgcattaaattgatcagaagtgccagtagagacatttataatgttacaaaaatgtatatttaaatagatgctgttcttttaaactttctgttcatttgtatatatatacaacaaAGGTCATTAGGAATCTACCTGCAAAACGTGGCACTGCAGGGGGTCTCCTACTGGGGGCGGTACAAGGATAAGACGGTGGCAAAGGTGGTACACTGGGCCTGTATGTGGGTGAAGGCACTGGAGGCACTTTCTGAGGTAGCGGAGGAGGTGCTGAGGTGGGGTGACTGCATGCAAACGAagcaggaagaggaggaggaggtggtggAGGAGGCCCTAAAGGACTGTCCTTCAATTCTAACGGCCCCAGAGAAGGCGACGGAGGGAAGAAAACTCCGGATGACCTGTTAGAGACCGAGGACGAAGGTGGTGGTGGAGGAGGTGGAGGGTAGAAGACTCCAGATGACCTGTCAGGGAGCGAGGATGGAGGGACTGATGGAGGCGGTGGAGGAGGTGGAGGGTAGAAAACTCCAGATGACCTGTCAGGAAGCAAGGATGGCGGAACCGAGGGTGGCAGTGGAGGAGGCGGAGTCGTAGGCATTGGAATAGAGTATGACTGGACGGGTAGCCAAGTGGGTTTGGCTGATTGAGGAGGAGGGGGTGGGGGCGGGCTGGTGGGGAGAGGAGGTGGTCTATTACTGGGCCGCtcctgaggaggaggaggaggaggtggaggtGCAGATGAAGGAGGAGTAGAGTACAGTTTGAAAGAAGGATGTGTAGTTTGGCTTGGAGAGGGCGGGGCTGTGTACGAGGAAATAGGCCGAGTTTTAGACAGTGAGGAGGCTCTTTCCAAAGGTCTGTGGGAGGGGGAAAGATCAGGGGCGCTGCCTCTAAACCCATCTCCCTGTGATGGAGGGTTCCAGAGAGGCTGCTTCAGGCTGGCGGTAGAGCCGGAACGAGACACTGAAATACAAATAAGCCTTATCAAAAAGTTGTCCAGCACTAAAAAATAGCATAAGAATCAATAGATCTGACTTCAATACCCGGGTTGTGATGTGGCTGTTTGTCTCTTTGTCCGACTGGTTTCAGTACAGGAAATCCCCCAGAAAAAAGTCCACCCAGACTCGGACCCACTGCAGATGGAGCAGATCCTGCTGTGTTTGTATTGTTTCCAGCAGTCGCATTTCTTCCACTGTCATCCACACTATTCACTTTAGGTTCTGCAAAAATACATACATCAGCATTACCACATACTGTGGTTT of the Labeo rohita strain BAU-BD-2019 chromosome 19, IGBB_LRoh.1.0, whole genome shotgun sequence genome contains:
- the wipf3 gene encoding WAS/WASL-interacting protein family member 3 — protein: MPVPPPPPPPAPPPPPPPPAAPAPPAQSRTDPPKIQRSEGGGRSALLSDIQKGTRLKKVSQVNDRSAPILDKPKVNSVDDSGRNATAGNNTNTAGSAPSAVGPSLGGLFSGGFPVLKPVGQRDKQPHHNPVSRSGSTASLKQPLWNPPSQGDGFRGSAPDLSPSHRPLERASSLSKTRPISSYTAPPSPSQTTHPSFKLYSTPPSSAPPPPPPPPQERPSNRPPPLPTSPPPPPPPQSAKPTWLPVQSYSIPMPTTPPPPLPPSVPPSLLPDRSSGVFYPPPPPPPPSVPPSSLPDRSSGVFYPPPPPPPPSSSVSNRSSGVFFPPSPSLGPLELKDSPLGPPPPPPPPLPASFACSHPTSAPPPLPQKVPPVPSPTYRPSVPPLPPSYPCTAPSRRPPAVPRFAGAPRMAPPPAPPARSPNTELSSRIPPPPPLPLSAPPSSVRNGHLHSLDDFESKFHFHPIEDFPPPEEFRPFPRTYPSKENRVNPQPPAMRTHVR